Proteins from a genomic interval of Mesobacillus sp. S13:
- a CDS encoding SPOR domain-containing protein — protein sequence MDKQGKTITIKINGKDRPIQADKKVQADKNSKKYSQKGANENRQVDQPKSNNYQINNVREDRSKVYPLENEAALNESAAAQEQNEDSFDWILPDPVEEEIVKEYKIAPTQEKKQKKKSIGISVWNPKMNRNNRLYTTIIMNVLFAVLIGTAFGVTFLKFLPSEPDTAAPAVTQPKAGQAEEKPAGGKESLELKPIPTFIVQNGIFTTEAGAKERVDLLSGQGVTAELFPVNGQFAVYLGTAGSIEAAKQQAEALKAKGVEVFAKPFEIAGGTAAGLTADEAEFLKQAPEIYTILLNGSAAEAEEVKKVEDYQVKLSKMEDKSIADKAVLKAKASMEKASGAFTSYQKTKDANQLVEMEKSLLAFLSAYQMIGK from the coding sequence TTGGACAAGCAAGGTAAGACCATCACTATCAAGATTAATGGCAAAGACCGTCCGATTCAGGCTGATAAAAAAGTACAGGCTGATAAAAACAGTAAGAAATATAGTCAAAAAGGCGCTAATGAGAATCGTCAAGTTGATCAACCAAAGAGCAATAACTATCAAATCAATAATGTTCGCGAAGACCGAAGTAAGGTTTATCCTCTTGAAAATGAGGCAGCACTGAATGAAAGTGCAGCTGCACAGGAACAAAACGAGGATAGTTTTGATTGGATTTTGCCTGATCCCGTCGAAGAGGAAATCGTTAAAGAATATAAGATTGCCCCGACACAGGAGAAAAAGCAGAAAAAGAAAAGCATTGGCATTTCGGTATGGAATCCTAAAATGAATCGTAATAACCGCCTTTATACGACAATCATCATGAATGTCCTTTTTGCTGTTTTGATTGGAACAGCGTTTGGAGTGACATTCCTGAAGTTCCTGCCGTCTGAGCCAGATACGGCAGCACCAGCAGTGACCCAGCCAAAAGCTGGGCAAGCAGAAGAAAAGCCGGCAGGGGGGAAGGAGTCGCTAGAGTTAAAACCGATTCCAACCTTTATCGTCCAGAATGGCATTTTCACCACAGAAGCCGGAGCGAAGGAAAGGGTGGACCTCCTTTCCGGGCAAGGAGTCACAGCTGAATTATTTCCTGTAAATGGACAGTTCGCCGTCTATTTAGGGACTGCAGGAAGCATTGAAGCTGCCAAACAACAAGCAGAGGCACTGAAGGCTAAAGGAGTAGAAGTTTTCGCAAAGCCTTTCGAAATAGCAGGGGGAACGGCAGCCGGGTTAACAGCAGATGAAGCGGAATTTCTTAAACAGGCACCGGAAATCTATACGATCCTGTTGAACGGTTCCGCAGCTGAAGCGGAAGAGGTAAAAAAAGTTGAAGATTACCAGGTAAAGCTATCCAAAATGGAAGACAAGAGTATAGCAGATAAGGCTGTCCTAAAAGCAAAAGCGAGCATGGAGAAAGCAAGTGGAGCTTTTACAAGTTACCAAAAAACAAAGGATGCGAACCAGCTGGTGGAAATGGAAAAAAGCCTTCTGGCATTCCTTTCCGCATATCAGATGATAGGAAAGTAA
- a CDS encoding pilus assembly protein PilO: MNLRFEKKNIMILAIAVSLSVLIYIGAYFVFINPLKDSLALKENQLKSEQQLSESFETRLAASKDDYQSTIELQKKLPVDPMVEQLVLDFEKAEVVSNSYITSMEFNQESSEAPTAQAGETQGTETVTGEAVEPLKMPEGIEKTAVTITVEADGYFELEKFIETLEKLKRLVMVDSISFSGPEEINSLSDEKSPIVMTLTINSYYLSGLDDLKEHNPKIETPAPANKRNPFPTFGDYSEENLEELEQSEADDTEGTDEN; the protein is encoded by the coding sequence ATGAACCTCCGTTTTGAAAAGAAAAATATCATGATCCTGGCGATTGCTGTATCACTGTCAGTCTTGATTTACATAGGTGCATATTTCGTTTTTATAAATCCATTAAAGGATAGTCTTGCTTTAAAAGAGAATCAATTGAAATCTGAGCAACAGCTCAGTGAAAGCTTTGAAACACGCCTTGCAGCTTCAAAGGACGACTATCAAAGCACAATTGAGCTACAAAAGAAGCTCCCGGTTGACCCAATGGTTGAACAACTTGTCCTGGATTTTGAAAAAGCAGAAGTTGTTTCAAATAGCTACATAACATCAATGGAATTCAATCAGGAATCAAGTGAAGCTCCAACGGCTCAAGCGGGTGAAACTCAGGGGACTGAAACAGTCACAGGAGAAGCAGTGGAACCTTTGAAGATGCCTGAAGGGATTGAGAAGACAGCTGTCACGATCACAGTTGAAGCAGATGGCTATTTTGAATTGGAGAAATTTATAGAAACACTCGAAAAACTGAAGCGCCTGGTTATGGTTGATTCTATTTCTTTTAGCGGTCCAGAGGAAATTAATTCCCTTTCGGATGAAAAAAGCCCGATCGTCATGACTCTTACAATCAATTCTTATTACCTATCAGGACTGGATGATCTAAAGGAACACAATCCAAAAATCGAAACCCCAGCCCCAGCTAACAAACGAAACCCTTTCCCGACTTTCGGCGATTACTCAGAGGAAAATCTAGAAGAACTAGAGCAATCCGAAGCAGATGATACCGAGGGTACGGACGAAAACTAA
- a CDS encoding PilN domain-containing protein — MMLVEINLLPKKEHKKSSSLMTALLILALLSVSATVAFIQGNSYDNKMASIDNQIETVQKLNEAQQAKIAEGDTGNSSLKLQEAVKWAEQAPMETVPLLRNVISQLPERGFIKNFEYSNSNSVLITIQFDASRDAAYYLSTLKSSDWVEKVSLLNVVAVQDAESSESSTNATDPEKDEEKTLPRYTAEYELIFKEDVFLKNGSVASKGGDET; from the coding sequence ATGATGCTTGTAGAGATTAACCTTTTACCTAAAAAAGAACATAAGAAATCCTCGTCGCTCATGACCGCCCTTTTGATTCTTGCTCTATTATCTGTGAGTGCTACAGTCGCCTTCATTCAGGGAAATAGCTATGATAATAAAATGGCATCAATCGATAATCAAATTGAGACTGTCCAAAAGCTCAACGAGGCACAGCAGGCGAAAATTGCCGAAGGAGACACTGGCAACTCTTCATTGAAACTACAGGAAGCAGTAAAGTGGGCAGAGCAAGCCCCGATGGAAACAGTACCTCTGCTCCGGAACGTCATTTCCCAGTTGCCTGAACGTGGATTTATCAAGAATTTTGAATACAGCAACTCTAACTCTGTCCTGATCACCATCCAGTTTGATGCTTCAAGAGATGCTGCGTATTATTTAAGCACATTAAAGAGTTCTGATTGGGTTGAGAAGGTCTCACTCTTAAATGTTGTTGCAGTTCAGGATGCAGAAAGCAGTGAAAGCAGTACGAATGCCACTGATCCTGAAAAGGATGAAGAAAAGACTTTGCCTCGCTACACAGCAGAATACGAACTGATTTTTAAAGAGGATGTTTTCTTGAAAAATGGCAGTGTCGCTTCAAAGGGAGGGGATGAGACATGA
- the pilM gene encoding type IV pilus biogenesis protein PilM, translating into MALSLFSGRSKVVNIVVNDHSIRYVELKQRNPATPLHYGQRYLPPGIILDGKIQDFDTLENILDECLDDWKISRREIRFTVPDSLVIIRKVSIPVDVKEDEIHGYLYLELGTSIHLPFEDPVFDIIPLGIEDQKQQILVFAAPEQYVTEYADLFKAIKLKPIAADISPLAIYRLYYQQALKSENEILLTVQFDLDVVSMCVFEEHIPVFMRHIPGDLKENWKVKSGRGRFSDQELVYEGEVTELTFQLEDIYRDIAKLMDFYHYSLTQGKSEVTRILLNGDHPMLDRILNDMKERFGIQVDTLRVPLIGESTEELPKAFHLALGLGLKEV; encoded by the coding sequence ATGGCATTATCTCTTTTTTCTGGTAGAAGCAAGGTTGTTAATATCGTGGTCAATGACCATTCTATCCGTTATGTTGAATTGAAACAAAGAAATCCGGCTACTCCGCTTCATTATGGACAGCGATATTTGCCGCCTGGAATTATACTGGATGGTAAAATTCAGGATTTTGATACATTAGAAAACATCCTTGATGAATGTCTTGATGACTGGAAGATTTCCAGAAGGGAAATCCGTTTTACGGTCCCAGATTCACTCGTCATCATTAGGAAGGTTTCCATTCCAGTTGATGTTAAAGAAGACGAAATCCATGGCTATCTATATTTGGAATTAGGTACTTCCATCCACCTTCCATTCGAGGATCCAGTTTTCGATATCATCCCTCTTGGAATAGAGGATCAGAAGCAGCAGATTCTTGTTTTTGCTGCACCAGAGCAATATGTAACAGAGTATGCTGATCTGTTCAAAGCTATTAAACTTAAACCTATTGCCGCAGATATCTCACCACTGGCGATTTACAGGCTCTACTATCAGCAGGCATTGAAGAGTGAAAATGAAATCCTGCTGACAGTCCAGTTTGACCTTGATGTTGTCAGCATGTGTGTATTTGAAGAGCATATCCCAGTTTTCATGCGTCATATTCCAGGTGATTTGAAAGAGAATTGGAAGGTGAAGAGCGGCAGGGGACGCTTCTCAGACCAGGAATTGGTATATGAAGGTGAAGTTACCGAGCTCACTTTTCAACTTGAAGATATCTACCGCGATATTGCCAAGCTAATGGATTTCTATCATTATTCATTGACTCAAGGAAAAAGCGAAGTCACAAGAATATTGCTGAATGGAGACCATCCTATGCTTGACCGTATTCTCAACGATATGAAAGAACGATTCGGTATCCAGGTAGATACACTGAGAGTTCCCCTTATAGGAGAATCAACAGAAGAATTGCCGAAAGCTTTTCATCTTGCATTGGGACTTGGATTGAAAGAGGTGTAA
- a CDS encoding prepilin peptidase, giving the protein MNIFIIIFFIFGLILGSFYNVVGLRVPEGKSIVAPRSSCPNCGHQLTALELIPVLSYMFQRGKCRRCKVGISLVYPLFELLTGVLFAGAAWMIGWNGELIIALTLISLFIIITVSDLEYMIIPDKVLLVFSGIFIIERIIIPLAPWWDSFAGAGAGFSLLLMIAFASRGGMGGGDIKLFALIGFVVGLKTMLLSFFFATFFGAFFGIIAMLLGFVKKKQPIPFGPFIALGTLTAYFFGAQIIQWYLNLLNFGF; this is encoded by the coding sequence ATGAACATTTTTATTATAATTTTTTTTATATTTGGCCTCATCCTAGGTTCCTTCTACAACGTAGTAGGCCTCAGAGTGCCGGAAGGAAAATCAATCGTAGCACCTCGGTCATCCTGTCCGAACTGTGGGCATCAGTTGACTGCTCTTGAATTGATTCCAGTATTGTCATATATGTTTCAAAGGGGGAAATGCCGCCGGTGCAAGGTCGGCATTTCTCTTGTTTATCCGCTGTTTGAGTTATTGACTGGTGTTCTTTTTGCCGGCGCTGCCTGGATGATTGGCTGGAACGGCGAGCTAATCATTGCTTTAACTTTAATCTCTTTATTCATCATTATCACTGTTTCCGATTTGGAGTACATGATCATCCCGGATAAGGTGCTTCTTGTGTTCTCAGGGATTTTCATTATTGAACGCATTATTATTCCTCTTGCTCCCTGGTGGGATTCCTTTGCCGGTGCAGGAGCGGGATTCTCTCTCCTCTTAATGATTGCCTTTGCAAGCAGAGGTGGTATGGGCGGCGGTGACATTAAGCTTTTTGCCTTGATTGGTTTTGTCGTCGGTTTAAAGACGATGTTGCTATCCTTCTTTTTCGCCACTTTTTTTGGCGCATTTTTTGGCATCATTGCTATGCTTCTTGGTTTTGTCAAAAAAAAGCAGCCTATCCCATTTGGCCCGTTTATCGCGCTTGGTACATTGACTGCCTATTTTTTTGGAGCGCAGATTATCCAGTGGTATCTTAATCTATTAAACTTTGGTTTTTAA
- a CDS encoding prepilin-type N-terminal cleavage/methylation domain-containing protein encodes MFKALKKKMKDQRGLTLIELLAVIVILGIIAAIAIPSIGNIISSTDKKATVSEGLQIISAAKLYVAEKAPATSVDVDETALAPYVDNVEGDFTVKITRDSNGKYSYALTEHASVALVDKDTSGAGKDVASESELLAYK; translated from the coding sequence ATGTTTAAAGCATTAAAGAAAAAAATGAAAGATCAAAGAGGTTTGACACTGATTGAACTATTGGCTGTAATTGTAATTTTGGGGATTATTGCGGCGATTGCGATTCCGAGTATTGGGAATATTATTAGTAGCACTGATAAAAAAGCTACTGTTAGTGAAGGTTTACAGATAATTAGTGCGGCTAAACTTTATGTTGCTGAAAAAGCACCTGCTACTTCTGTTGATGTAGATGAAACTGCACTAGCTCCATATGTTGATAATGTTGAGGGAGATTTTACAGTTAAAATCACAAGAGATTCTAATGGTAAATATAGTTATGCACTAACTGAACATGCTTCTGTAGCATTAGTTGATAAAGATACATCAGGAGCAGGGAAAGATGTTGCAAGTGAAAGCGAGCTACTAGCTTATAAGTGA